A single Megachile rotundata isolate GNS110a chromosome 9, iyMegRotu1, whole genome shotgun sequence DNA region contains:
- the LOC105663302 gene encoding uncharacterized protein LOC105663302 gives MANEGANPRLGDAGASSSDEVSVVSQNLRIPQFWPLKVALWFKLLKAHFTSARITKDETKFNITIANLGEKYIEQVEDIAVDSPESGQYELLKKELMKRLTESDSTRVRKLLEGEEIGDRTPSQFFRDLKKLGTSSVPDDFIVTLWKNRLPTNTQRVLAAATETNITALTEMADRIHEIRPERGHLASVSRDNEVMELWEEIQKLRLQLSEVTQRQGRPRKPQRRRSGSEAVAVMEVPAGVDYAGITGNLRRGPRDAKLYVPGFHRRETRRAVGECGTLRQSSDPPHLCYR, from the coding sequence ATGGCTAATGAAGGTGCGAATCCTCGATTAGGTGATGCGGGCGCGAGTTCAAGTGACGAAGTGAGTGTTGTGTCGCAAAATTTGCGTATCCCACAGTTTTGGCCGTTGAAGGTCGCATTGTGGTTTAAATTGTTAAAGGCTCACTTCACATCCGCGCGCATCACAAAGGACGAAACCAAATTTAATATCACCATCGCGAATTTGGGTGAAAAGTATATTGAACAGGTCGAGGATATTGCTGTCGATTCGCCAGAGTCAGGACAATATGAACTCTTAAAGAAAGAACTAATGAAACGGTTAACCGAATCGGACAGTACTCGTGTGCGGAAATTACTCGAAGGCGAGGAAATCGGTGATCGCACACCGTCGCAGTTCTTCCGCGATTTAAAAAAGCTCGGGACTTCGTCAGTGCCGGATGATTTTATTGTGACACTGTGGAAAAATCGGTTGCCCACGAACACTCAACGTGTGCTTGCAGCCGCGACGGAGACGAATATCACAGCGCTCACGGAAATGGCGGACAGGATCCACGAGATTCGTCCGGAACGTGGACATCTCGCGTCGGTATCTCGTGATAACGAGGTGATGGAGCTTTGGGAAGAAATTCAGAAGCTGCGTTTGCAATTGAGCGAGGTGACGCAAAGACAAGGACGTCCTCGCAAACCACAGAGAAGACGCAGCGGAAGTGAAGCCGTAGCCGTGATGGAAGTGCCAGCAGGCGTGGATTATGCAGGTATCACTGGCAATTTAAGACGCGGTCCACGAGATGCCAAGCTCTATGTTCCTGGGTTCCACCGGCGGGAAACGAGACGAGCCGTCGGTGAATGCGGCACACTACGACAGTCTAGCGACCCGCCGCATCTTTGTTACCGATAA
- the LOC105663301 gene encoding uncharacterized protein LOC105663301, whose amino-acid sequence MVERLHRQLKGAIKCHDTDNWVETLPIVLLGIRATMKEDLKATAAEMLYGTKIRLPADFFVPTNQEANSSFVKRLKDRIKDIKPRPASCHNNKTTFIFKELAESPYVFLRYEAVKSLLQPPYDGPYEVIERGEKNFTIRINDKNVKVSIDRLKPAFLISGELESESDNSEEGTELHVQTRTERNVSQRDDNSNRFTTRSGRVVRFPVRFQAGLN is encoded by the coding sequence ATGGTCGAACGACTACACCGTCAGTTAAAAGGCGCCATAAAATGCCACGACACGGATAATTGGGTTGAAACCTTGCCCATTGTTCTATTAGGCATTCGCGCTACAATGAAAGAAGATTTAAAGGCAACAGCTGCGGAAATGTTGTACGGAACTAAAATTCGTTTGCCAGCAGATTTTTTCGTACCGACAAATCAGGAGGCGAATTCTAGTTTCGTTAAGCGATTAAAAGACCGGATAAAAGATATAAAACCCCGCCCAGCTTCGTGTCATAATAATAAAAcgacatttatatttaaagaattagCAGAATCACCGTATGTTTTCTTGCGTTATGAAGCAGTTAAAAGTTTATTACAACCTCCATATGACGGTCCATACGAAGTGATTGAGCGTGGTGagaaaaatttcacaattcgtaTTAATGAcaaaaatgttaaagtatcaATAGATCGGTTAAAACCCGCGTTTTTAATATCCGGCGAATTAGAGTCAGAATCCGACAATAGCGAAGAAGGCACCGAATTACATGTACAAACTCGCACCGAACGGAATGTATCACAGCGCGATGATAATTCGAACCGCTTCACGACACGCTCAGGTAGAGTAGTTCGTTTTCCAGTGCGTTTTCAGGCTGGTTTAAATTAG